The Alteribacter keqinensis DNA segment CAGAGTCAATATTGATGAATTTTGGATAGAAGAATAAAACATGACCGTTAGAGCCTGAAAATGGCTCCGCCCAGCACGAAATCCCACTCGTGCTGGGCTTTTAATTTCGTGCAGCAGCCAACCGGGTCACCGAGCGGTGATAATGAGGTTTTGTGTAAAGATATGCCTGTTTTGTATCAAGATTTACCGGCTGAATATTAATTTATGACCGATTTATGTTAAGATAACCAGATCCGAATCCATTTTTCTTCCAGTTACACCTCCACCATAAAGTGATCTATGTAAAGATGTCGGAAGAGGGCGCGCTTGGCCGACCACTTATGGCGCTTTCTACACTAAACAAAAACCCGCCCGGCACATAAGTGCCGGACGGGGCAGTATTGAAACTGTTTTATATTATACTTCGGCTTATAATAGGTCACTCACGAACCGTCGTCCCCCGCACACGCAAAAAAGATGCTCCCCTTATGTCAAACCCTCTCAACTCCACTACCATGCACCGTTTAACTTTTAAACGCCACATCAACCGCCATATCCTTGAAATTCACCTGTATCTGAAACCATTTAGGTCGATCAGCAAAGGATTAATTTGTGAAGTCATATGATCTTCTACCTTTCTATCTGGCCAGTATTAGAACTGAAAGGATTAAATATTTGAATAAAAGACTACGATTTCGACAAAGTTCGGGTGGTGACAGGCACCGATAAAACCTAACACGACGACCTCTCGACCAGCTCGGTATCAAACGAGTAGCTTTCCTTCACCTGAACCCTTTCCAACACCTGAAAGATGACGTGGGAGGCGAGCTTTCCGATTTCGTATTTGGGCTGGCGCATCGTGGTTAATGGCGGTGAAAGGTATGGGGCAAGCTGGATGTCGTCAAACCCGATAATGGAGATATCACCAGGCACCCTGATCTCACTCTCTTTCAAGGCTTCCAGCCCGCCGATGGCCATTTCATCGTTGGCAAAGAAGATCGATTCGGGCATTTCACCCTGATGAATCAGCATTTTCGTCGCCTGATAGCCGCCCTCCTGTGTAAAGTTTCCGTTCAAAATCCACTTTGACAAAGGCGTCTGCCCATGGTCCTTTAACGCGTTTAAGTACCCTTTATAACGATCGTTGCTGTCTGCAGAATTCGACGGACCGCTGATAAACGCCACCGATTTTTTCCCGTTCCTGATCAGATAATCCGTGGCCTTGTACCCGCCGTTCACGTTGTTTACATTAATGCTGATAATATTAGGGTCACCGGTGACGTACCGGTCCAGCACTATGATGGGGAATCCTTCACGTGCCGACCCCTGGATGAAACTGTTTTCGATATTGTGCGCAAGCAGGATGACCCCATCTGTCCGGGTTTCCCGCAGAAATTTAACAGCCGTTGAGCTTTCGTCCCCGTAGGAGCTGCAGACGATCAGGTCATACCCTTTTTCCAGCACGAGCTCCTGGACGCCTCTGATCAGTTCGGAATAGAAAGGACCTGTAAGGTCGCTTAAAATCAATGCGATCGTTTTCGTTTTATTCTTTTTTAAATCCATAGCCAGGCCGTTTTTTCTGTAATTCAGCTCTTTTGCTGCTGCCAGGACTTTCTCTCTCGTTGAACCCTTTATTTTCTTATTTCCGCTCAATGCGTAGGAAGCCGTTGACACTGCCACTCCCGCCCGTTTCGCAACATCTTTAATTGTAGGCATGGATTCCCCCCCTTTCTCTATGTAGCTGCCGGCCGGCTTCACCTGAGGCAAGCCGGCACCTTACAACTAATTTACTACACAAAAACGTCTATTTCATTTTTTTCATCCGAATGGATGTGGGTTTTACTGATTTTTACCCCGCTGTTTCGGTACCGGTTGGAGAGCACACCGGATGGTACCTCTTCCCCGTTGACGGTCACTCTGCCGCCGCTCGCGTTTTCTTCACCTGAAAGACGGTACCGAATCGTAACCGGACGCCCCCCGACTGCAAACTCAAACGTGAGACCGTCCAGCCCTGCATCCAGTACCGGATCGAAAATAACCATGTCCCCTTCTTCCCGGACACCGAGTACATTCGACACCAGCTGATTCAGATAGATTCCCGGTCCGCTGGAATAGATGCGCCAGCCGCCTTTCACTTTAACCTGGCCGCTCTTTAGCTGGTCAAATTTCTCAGCCGCTTCGTAGCGGGTGTTGAACTTACCGTCGGAGCTACTGAAGTAGGCATTGCTCTGACGCATTTCGGCATTCGGCACCGCATCGCCG contains these protein-coding regions:
- a CDS encoding LacI family DNA-binding transcriptional regulator translates to MPTIKDVAKRAGVAVSTASYALSGNKKIKGSTREKVLAAAKELNYRKNGLAMDLKKNKTKTIALILSDLTGPFYSELIRGVQELVLEKGYDLIVCSSYGDESSTAVKFLRETRTDGVILLAHNIENSFIQGSAREGFPIIVLDRYVTGDPNIISINVNNVNGGYKATDYLIRNGKKSVAFISGPSNSADSNDRYKGYLNALKDHGQTPLSKWILNGNFTQEGGYQATKMLIHQGEMPESIFFANDEMAIGGLEALKESEIRVPGDISIIGFDDIQLAPYLSPPLTTMRQPKYEIGKLASHVIFQVLERVQVKESYSFDTELVERSSC